GAATCCCAACATGAGAAGCAAGAGCACAACGCCGACCATCCACATGATTTCCCGTGGCTTTTTATACGCGCCGTCGAAGAAGACTTGAAGCATGTGGAGTCCGACGGCCAAGAGAACGGCCGAAGCCCCCCAGTGGTGCAATCCGCGGATGAACCAGCCGAACCAGACTTCGTTTTCGATATACTGGACGGTGTCGTACGCGTGGTCTGGCGACGGAACATAGTAGATGGCCAAACACATGCCGGTAATTGCCTGAAGAACGAAGAGAAAGAGGGTCGCGGAACCGAACACGTAGTTCCAACTGGCACCCCCTGGAATGGGTTCATCCAGCAGCGTTTGTTCTATCGGTTTGAGTTTGAGCCGCTCATCAATCCATCGATAGACAGAAAAGGCCATGGTTTATAACTCCACTTTTTTGGATAACCCGGATTTGAATTCTTCGTAAATCACCATCAGCTGACCATTCTCGATCTTCACCGGGAGGGTATCCAACGGACGAGGGGCCGGCCCGGCTTGAACCACGCCTTTCATGTTGTACACGCTTCCATGACACGGGCATTTAAATAAATGGTCTTGGGCATCCCAACGGTACCCGCATCCGAGATGTGGACAGATTGGAGAAAACACGGTGACATCGTCATTCGAGTGTTTAATCGCCCAAATACCTTTTGTGACCTTGGTCTCATCCCAGCCGTCTTTGATCGTGACGGTGTAATCGAGGGATTTGGGCTCTTCAAGAGGCAACTCCTTCACGGTACCGACGGTCACCCATTCTTTTTTATGTCTGGCAAACGCCGGAAATATGACATACCCTACGATCGGGATGGTCAGGGAAGCCCCGATGAATGAGGCAATCAAGGCTGTCATTCGGGTAAAAAACGATCTTCGAGTGCCAACCGGAGTCGATAGCCCGGGCTCGCCTTCCTGCACAGAATCAGACATATTCTCCTCCAGATCGCAAACCTCCCTCGACAACTTCCATGTCGATTTTTGGAGGGTTTGAAAAATATGAACGGAATGCTACGGATTAATAATCCTTGCCTGGGAGAGGCATTCCGTTGATGACAGGCACAAGAAACAGCCGCTTCGCCCGAAACGTTTTAGGAGAAAACATTGATGGTCAATGGACTCTGGTCGTCACGGTTGGTCGTTTAGCAAGACAAAGATTTAAAGAAGAATCGTGCCGGAAATACTCTCCGTGAAGACAATCAAGTCTACTATATCATAGAGCCGAGATGCTGCAAATAAAGGAACGGGGCTGGCGGTCTGCCAGAGACGGCTTGTCCCCATATGCCCGCTACGATAGACTCAAAGGCATAGTGACGAGGACGACGAAGCGCGAGAGCACTGGTTAACAGGATCCCATGTCGCGAGCATTTCCACGAGAAACGAAGATTGATGGTGAAGTCTACAGGTATGAGCGCGTCTTGAAAGACGATTTCTTTTCGATGAATTTGCTGTACCGCAATACTCACGGTCAAGGATATGTGTTAAAGCTCAGCGACTTTCGATTCATTGGCGGGATTCTGTTTCGCCCACTTGCCTGTCTCATCTCCAGACATGAATACCGGGTCTATCAACGGATAGCGGACATCGAAGGCATTCCCACGCTCGGGCCTCGGTGGGGATGGCGAGGGTATTTCCATCATTATATAGAAGGGAAGACCCTTCATGAAATAACCCCGAAAGATCATCTGCCGGATTCGTTCTTCGATCGATTGAAAAAGATCCTGCAGCAAGTGCATGCTCGACGCGTGTTTTATGTCGACCTGAATAAGCAAGGGAATGTAATTTGTTCGACCAATGGTCAGCCTTATTTGATTGACTTTCAGATTTCTCTGGCGTTTCCTGGTGACGGGACCTTGATGGGAAAGATGCTAGACCGGATTTTCAACCGGCTCATTCAAGAAGATTTTTATCATCTCTATAAACACAAAAAGGCGTTTCAACCTCAGGGTATGACGGAGGACGAGTTGAGATGGGCAAGGCGTTCCAAGCTGAACGCACGATATTCGCGGTATCTTTTGCGACCATATTTACGCATCAAACGACGCCTCTATCCGCACGGCAGCAATGAGGTCATCTGGTACAGGTGGAAAAAGTTAAAAGACAAGTCAGTCCAGATGCCTTGACTGAAAAGACGCACTCTGATGATCGACATTTCGTCTCAGCGCGATCATTTCCATGAACGTGTATGTCGTGAACGTTGAGATGTTCCTATTCTTATGTCATAAAATAGGTTCTTGTCCGACTCAACCGTTGTCCTTGTTCGTTGCGGATCAAATTTTTTGATTGTCTCTCTTGTGAGAGTCTTGAAGTTGTGTTATCATTCCGTCCGGTTTTCCTCACAATTAATGAACGAGACGCCTATCATGGACAAGTCTCTACATTCTTTTCCCAGACACAATCGATCCAGCGCTGAGAGCATATGGGCTTCTCGGTCCCTTTCTTCTGCCAATACTATTGTCCTGGTGTTCTTGCTGTGTATCGGATGCTCGACAGATCAACAAGCCACGTCGAGCGAACCCCGAAAGTCCACCGCGTTGATCGAGCAGGCGTTAGAAAAAGAAAGCGCCCTATCCCCCGCCGAAGCCAGCTCTACGTACGAAGAGAAACGACGCTTGAAAGCGAGCGAGCTGGTGTCGTCAAGTGAGCTTCTGGACGGTAAGCACCACACCGTAGAGCCAGAGGTTCGGACAGATGGTTTTACCAATACCTATACCATCATTTCTGATTACGGTACGTTTGTGGCCCATGGTGACGCGATGCTTCCTATCAGAGTGCATGAAATCAATACCATTGCCACCTTAAAAGAATTGCCGGCCAGGACTGGATATCTAGGAGGCCTCGCAGGTTCTCTTACCCGACCGTTTCGAGGAGCCTGGGATTTTATCAAAGATCCGGTCGATACCGTGGCTGGAATTCCGAAAGGCGGATACCGCTGGTACACTCGCGTTAAAGAAATGGTGAGAGGGAAGCGAGGGGAAATGGAAGATACCTACGCAGAGGAGATGATCGGGTTTGGACAATCGAAACGTGAATGGGCCTATAACT
The genomic region above belongs to Nitrospirales bacterium and contains:
- a CDS encoding ubiquinol-cytochrome c reductase iron-sulfur subunit, with translation MSDSVQEGEPGLSTPVGTRRSFFTRMTALIASFIGASLTIPIVGYVIFPAFARHKKEWVTVGTVKELPLEEPKSLDYTVTIKDGWDETKVTKGIWAIKHSNDDVTVFSPICPHLGCGYRWDAQDHLFKCPCHGSVYNMKGVVQAGPAPRPLDTLPVKIENGQLMVIYEEFKSGLSKKVEL